In Pseudovibrio brasiliensis, the following are encoded in one genomic region:
- a CDS encoding nitrite/sulfite reductase: MYRYDEFDRDFVNQRVTQFEDQVRRRMSGELTEDEFKPLRLMNGLYLQLHAYMLRVAIPYGTLNATQMRKLAHIARTYDRGYGHFTTRQNVQFNWPKLSDTPQILRELADVEMHAIQTSGNCIRNVTSDQFAGAAADEFADPRVYAEILRQWSSLHPEFLFLPRKFKIAITGAEQDRAAVQVHDIGLQLTRNENGEIGFVVFVGGGLGRTPMVGRKVRDFLPENDLLAYSEAILRVYNRYGRRDNKYKARIKILVHETGLEELKQDIETEFEATKNGILNLPNEEVVRINEYFAPPSFEALPKISTELEAAKREDRDLALFSSRNLHAHKAEGYTSVTISLKPIGGAPGDATADQMDVIADVAERFGHNELRVTHEQNLVLPHVKLQDIPTVFKILKANDLADSNAGLITDMIACPGLDYCALANARSIPIAQEISKRFEAVKRQNEIGDLKLKISGCINACGHHHVGHIGILGVDRKGEELYQITLGGSADQNTSIGKIIGRGFPEAEITDAVETVVDTYLANRLDEEESFIDAYRRLGDQPFKDALYGA; the protein is encoded by the coding sequence ATGTATCGCTACGACGAATTTGATCGCGACTTTGTCAATCAACGCGTAACCCAGTTCGAAGATCAGGTCCGCCGCCGCATGTCCGGTGAACTGACTGAAGACGAATTTAAGCCTCTGCGTCTGATGAACGGCCTGTACTTGCAGCTGCACGCTTACATGCTGCGCGTTGCTATTCCTTACGGTACACTCAATGCCACCCAGATGCGTAAACTTGCCCATATTGCAAGGACTTACGACAGAGGTTACGGTCACTTTACAACGCGTCAGAACGTCCAGTTCAACTGGCCAAAACTTTCTGACACCCCGCAAATCCTGCGTGAACTTGCTGATGTCGAGATGCACGCCATCCAGACCTCCGGCAATTGTATCCGCAACGTGACCTCCGACCAGTTCGCCGGCGCCGCCGCCGACGAGTTCGCAGACCCACGCGTTTACGCCGAAATCCTGCGCCAATGGTCTTCTCTGCACCCAGAATTCCTGTTCCTGCCACGCAAGTTCAAGATTGCGATTACTGGTGCTGAACAGGACCGTGCTGCTGTGCAGGTGCACGACATTGGCCTGCAGCTGACCCGCAATGAAAACGGGGAAATCGGCTTCGTGGTCTTCGTCGGTGGTGGTTTGGGCCGTACGCCGATGGTTGGTCGTAAAGTACGGGATTTCCTACCAGAAAACGACTTGCTGGCGTACAGCGAGGCAATCTTGCGCGTCTACAACCGCTATGGCCGCCGCGATAATAAATACAAGGCCCGCATCAAGATTCTGGTTCATGAAACTGGTCTGGAAGAGCTGAAGCAGGACATCGAAACAGAGTTTGAGGCAACCAAAAACGGCATCCTCAACCTGCCAAATGAAGAAGTGGTTCGCATCAACGAATACTTTGCGCCACCGTCCTTCGAAGCCCTGCCAAAGATCAGCACCGAGCTGGAAGCAGCTAAGCGTGAAGATCGTGATCTGGCTCTGTTCTCCAGCCGCAACCTGCATGCTCACAAGGCAGAGGGCTACACATCTGTCACCATCTCGCTGAAGCCAATCGGTGGAGCGCCGGGGGATGCGACCGCAGACCAGATGGATGTAATTGCTGATGTGGCAGAACGGTTTGGACACAATGAGCTGCGCGTCACACACGAACAGAACCTCGTTCTGCCGCACGTGAAGCTGCAGGATATCCCTACTGTCTTCAAGATCCTGAAAGCCAACGATCTGGCAGATTCCAACGCTGGCCTGATCACCGACATGATCGCTTGCCCAGGCCTGGATTACTGTGCACTTGCAAACGCACGCTCCATTCCGATTGCTCAGGAAATCTCCAAGCGATTTGAAGCGGTTAAGCGTCAGAACGAGATTGGTGATCTGAAGCTGAAGATCTCCGGCTGCATCAACGCCTGTGGCCACCACCACGTCGGTCATATCGGCATTCTGGGTGTAGACCGCAAAGGCGAAGAGCTCTATCAAATCACACTGGGTGGTTCTGCAGATCAGAACACATCCATCGGCAAAATTATTGGTCGCGGCTTCCCGGAAGCAGAGATCACTGATGCCGTTGAAACCGTTGTCGACACCTATCTGGCAAACCGACTGGATGAAGAAGAAAGCTTCATCGACGCCTACCGCCGCTTGGGTGATCAGCCATTCAAGGACGCTCTTTATGGAGCATAG
- a CDS encoding phosphoadenylyl-sulfate reductase, with product MEHSQSHKASLEAQVKLLNRMYSERDAQDILEHALREQFAGEIALVSSFGADSSVLLHMISQIDVRIPVLFVDTGKLFGETKRYRDELVEQLGLLDVRVITPDPEDLAEKDPKGALWATDTDACCHIRKVVPLAEALGGFEAWISGRKRHQASTRASLEHFELEEGRIKVNPLANWTATEVLQYAKDNGLPPHPLVAEGYPSIGCMPCTDKVAPGEDPRSGRWRGQNKTECGIHFSSASKGGAAQSI from the coding sequence ATGGAGCATAGTCAATCACATAAGGCTTCTTTGGAGGCTCAGGTGAAGTTGCTGAACCGGATGTATTCTGAGCGCGATGCTCAGGACATTCTGGAGCATGCGCTTAGGGAGCAGTTCGCCGGAGAGATTGCTCTGGTGTCCTCCTTCGGCGCAGACAGCTCCGTGCTGCTTCACATGATCTCTCAGATCGATGTCCGTATCCCAGTACTGTTCGTCGATACCGGCAAGCTGTTTGGTGAAACCAAGCGCTATCGTGACGAACTGGTTGAACAACTTGGCCTTTTGGACGTGCGGGTCATCACGCCTGACCCAGAAGACCTTGCTGAGAAAGACCCGAAAGGTGCTCTCTGGGCAACTGATACAGATGCTTGCTGCCACATCCGCAAGGTGGTTCCGCTGGCTGAAGCGCTTGGTGGTTTCGAAGCCTGGATTTCTGGCCGTAAGCGCCATCAGGCCAGCACCCGCGCCAGTCTCGAGCATTTCGAGCTGGAAGAAGGCCGCATCAAGGTGAACCCACTGGCAAACTGGACAGCAACTGAGGTGCTTCAGTACGCCAAGGACAACGGCCTGCCTCCGCATCCGCTTGTCGCAGAAGGGTACCCTTCCATCGGCTGCATGCCTTGTACAGACAAGGTTGCTCCGGGCGAAGACCCACGCTCAGGCCGTTGGCGTGGTCAAAACAAAACCGAATGTGGAATCCACTTCTCAAGTGCGTCCAAGGGCGGCGCAGCCCAAAGCATCTGA
- a CDS encoding DUF934 domain-containing protein has product MTTELKQTTEIFKNDKIVADDWAYIADDEALPAEGKLIFSLERFLKEEQQLKQTNLTLGVVLRAGEKAEELSDHLEALELVAVDFPSFADGRGFSAARILRDGLRYGGEIRAVGPFILDQIGFMLRVGINSFALDNPRLRADLEAGNLNEVTAYTQPVFARKEAPAGTRPWARRPM; this is encoded by the coding sequence ATGACAACAGAACTCAAACAGACCACTGAGATCTTCAAGAACGACAAGATCGTTGCGGATGACTGGGCTTACATCGCAGATGATGAAGCTCTGCCGGCAGAAGGCAAGCTCATCTTTTCACTGGAGCGCTTTCTGAAGGAAGAACAGCAGCTTAAGCAGACCAACCTGACTTTGGGTGTTGTCCTGCGTGCAGGTGAAAAGGCAGAGGAGCTTTCTGACCATCTTGAAGCCCTTGAGCTGGTGGCAGTGGACTTCCCTAGCTTTGCTGATGGCCGTGGTTTTTCCGCAGCACGCATCCTGCGGGATGGCCTGCGTTACGGTGGTGAGATCCGCGCTGTCGGTCCATTCATTCTGGACCAGATTGGCTTCATGCTTCGCGTTGGCATCAACAGCTTCGCGCTGGACAACCCGCGTCTGCGTGCGGATTTGGAAGCTGGTAACCTCAATGAGGTGACCGCTTACACCCAACCGGTGTTTGCAAGAAAAGAAGCGCCCGCTGGTACAAGACCATGGGCGCGTCGTCCAATGTGA